A portion of the Stella humosa genome contains these proteins:
- the mreD gene encoding rod shape-determining protein MreD, whose protein sequence is MTVGFLHRMDGWARDLLPTLTTIFLLTLSTVRVPVAGFRTVAPAVVLIAVYHWAVHRPLLLPPSVIFAVGFVQDLLSGSPVGTGSLTLLAVYLAVLSQRRFLAGKPFPMVWGGFAIVAAGTFLAVWAAVSALSGILLDPSETVFRFLATVACYPLFAGLLLAVQRAFMTRQ, encoded by the coding sequence ATGACGGTGGGGTTCCTCCACCGCATGGACGGCTGGGCGCGCGACCTGTTGCCGACGTTGACCACCATCTTTCTGCTGACCCTGTCGACGGTCCGCGTGCCGGTCGCGGGCTTCCGCACGGTGGCGCCGGCGGTCGTGCTGATCGCGGTCTACCACTGGGCCGTGCACCGGCCGCTGCTGCTGCCGCCATCGGTCATCTTCGCGGTGGGCTTCGTCCAGGACCTGCTGTCGGGCAGCCCGGTCGGCACCGGCTCGCTGACCTTGCTGGCGGTCTACCTGGCGGTGCTGTCGCAGCGCCGCTTCCTGGCCGGCAAGCCCTTTCCCATGGTCTGGGGCGGCTTCGCGATCGTGGCGGCCGGCACTTTCCTGGCGGTCTGGGCGGCGGTCAGCGCGCTGTCCGGCATCCTGCTCGACCCGAGCGAGACGGTCTTCCGGTTCCTGGCGACCGTCGCCTGCTACCCGCTCTTCGCCGGCCTGCTGCTGGCGGTGCAGCGCGCCTTCATGACGCGGCAGTAG
- a CDS encoding ABC transporter substrate-binding protein — translation MNLVRMVGLGCGLAMLAGAAAAQAPLRVALNADIRGSDPGVNRDGNTDGVMMHVLEGLVGLTETGDVAPLLAARVDVSPDGRAYTFTLRDGLVFHNGQPVTADDVAWSWKRYLDPATKWRCQSELGGKGLTRIEAIETPDAKTVVFRIDKPTALFLSVMTRLDCGGGGILHRDSVAADGKWKGPIATGPFKFGEWKRGEYVELERFAGYQSLPGPRDGYVGGKAVSVERVRFMVIPDPSATKAALLSGSIDVMPDVAVDDLPELKRRADITIDTAPTMSISAILMQTKDPVLQDVRVRRAIAHAIDTAEITAGITQGTARPNASMVPVPSSYYSPAQAQRTPHDPALAKKLLAEAGYRGQPIKMLANKRYGPMFDAAVLAQAMMQQVGIVAEIEVLEWATQLDRFLKGDYQMMSFSMSARLDAALSYEVVTGPKATQPRKVWDTPESTKLLEEAMVVADRGRRQAIFDQMHGLFLADAPMLVLYNGVDIAATSRRVRGYKGWAAGQPRLWGIEMR, via the coding sequence ATGAATCTCGTGCGAATGGTGGGGCTGGGCTGCGGCCTGGCAATGCTGGCCGGCGCCGCGGCTGCCCAGGCACCGCTGCGCGTGGCCTTGAACGCCGACATCCGCGGCAGCGACCCCGGGGTCAACCGCGACGGCAACACCGACGGCGTGATGATGCACGTGCTGGAGGGGCTGGTCGGGCTGACCGAGACGGGCGACGTGGCGCCGCTGCTGGCGGCCAGGGTCGACGTGTCGCCCGACGGCCGAGCCTACACCTTCACACTGCGCGACGGGCTGGTCTTCCACAACGGCCAGCCGGTCACGGCCGACGACGTCGCCTGGAGCTGGAAGCGCTACCTCGACCCCGCCACCAAGTGGCGCTGCCAGTCCGAGCTGGGTGGCAAGGGGCTGACGCGCATCGAGGCGATCGAGACGCCGGACGCCAAGACGGTCGTCTTTCGCATCGACAAGCCGACCGCGCTCTTCCTGTCGGTGATGACCCGGCTCGATTGCGGCGGCGGCGGCATCCTCCACCGCGATTCCGTGGCGGCCGACGGCAAGTGGAAAGGCCCGATCGCCACCGGCCCCTTCAAGTTCGGCGAGTGGAAGCGCGGCGAGTATGTCGAGCTGGAGCGGTTCGCCGGCTACCAGTCCCTGCCGGGGCCGCGCGATGGCTATGTCGGCGGCAAGGCCGTGTCGGTCGAGCGGGTCCGCTTCATGGTCATCCCCGACCCCTCGGCCACCAAGGCGGCCTTGCTCTCCGGGTCGATCGACGTGATGCCCGATGTCGCCGTCGACGACCTGCCCGAGTTGAAGCGCCGCGCCGACATCACCATCGACACCGCCCCCACCATGTCGATCAGCGCCATCCTGATGCAGACCAAGGACCCGGTGCTGCAGGACGTGCGCGTGCGGCGCGCCATCGCGCACGCCATCGACACGGCCGAGATCACCGCCGGCATCACCCAGGGCACCGCCCGGCCCAACGCCTCCATGGTACCCGTCCCCAGCTCCTACTACAGCCCGGCCCAGGCGCAGCGCACGCCGCACGACCCGGCCCTGGCGAAGAAGCTGCTGGCCGAGGCCGGCTATCGCGGCCAGCCGATCAAGATGCTGGCCAACAAGCGCTACGGGCCGATGTTCGATGCGGCCGTCCTGGCCCAGGCGATGATGCAGCAGGTGGGCATCGTGGCCGAGATCGAGGTGCTGGAATGGGCGACCCAGCTCGACCGCTTCCTCAAGGGCGATTACCAGATGATGTCGTTCTCGATGTCGGCGCGGCTGGATGCGGCCCTCAGCTACGAGGTGGTGACCGGGCCGAAGGCGACGCAGCCGCGCAAGGTGTGGGACACGCCCGAATCGACGAAGCTGCTGGAGGAGGCGATGGTGGTGGCCGACCGCGGCCGGCGCCAGGCGATCTTCGACCAGATGCATGGCCTGTTCCTGGCCGATGCGCCGATGCTGGTGCTCTACAACGGCGTCGACATCGCCGCCACCAGCCGCCGCGTCCGCGGCTACAAGGGCTGGGCCGCCGGGCAGCCGCGCTTGTGGGGCATCGAGATGCGCTGA
- a CDS encoding rod shape-determining protein, translated as MFSRLLGMLSADMAIDLGTANTLVYVKGRGIVLNEPSVVAITTVKGKRQVLAVGDEAKLMLGRTPGNIQAIRPLRDGVIADFDVAEEMIKHFIRKVHNRRSFASPQIIVCVPSGSTAVERRAIQESAESAGARRVYLIEEPMAAAIGAGLPVTEPTGSMVVDIGGGTTEVAVLSLGGIVYSRSVRVGGDKMDEAIIAYNRRNHNLLVGEGSAERIKKEIGSACLPEDGEGRVMEVKGRDLMNGVPKEIVISERQVAESLAEPVGQIIEAVKVALEHTAPELAADIVDKGIVLTGGGALLGNMDHVLRMATGLPVSIADDPLSCVALGTGRALEEIKTLRHVLISAY; from the coding sequence ATGTTCTCTCGTCTGCTGGGCATGCTGTCGGCGGATATGGCGATCGACCTCGGGACGGCGAACACGCTCGTCTACGTCAAGGGCCGGGGCATCGTCCTCAACGAGCCTTCGGTCGTCGCCATCACCACCGTCAAGGGCAAGAGACAGGTCCTGGCCGTCGGCGACGAGGCCAAGCTGATGCTTGGCCGGACGCCCGGCAACATCCAGGCCATCCGGCCGCTGCGCGACGGCGTCATCGCCGATTTCGACGTCGCCGAAGAGATGATCAAGCACTTCATCCGCAAGGTGCACAACCGGCGCAGCTTCGCCAGCCCGCAGATCATCGTCTGCGTGCCGTCGGGCTCGACCGCGGTCGAGCGCCGGGCGATCCAGGAATCGGCCGAGAGCGCCGGGGCGCGCCGCGTCTACCTGATCGAGGAGCCGATGGCGGCCGCGATCGGCGCCGGCCTGCCGGTGACCGAGCCGACCGGCTCCATGGTGGTCGACATCGGCGGCGGCACGACCGAGGTGGCCGTCCTGTCGCTGGGCGGCATCGTCTATTCGCGCTCGGTGCGCGTCGGCGGCGACAAGATGGACGAAGCCATCATCGCCTACAATCGGCGCAACCATAACCTCCTGGTGGGCGAGGGCTCGGCCGAGCGCATCAAGAAGGAGATCGGGTCGGCCTGCCTGCCCGAGGACGGCGAAGGCCGCGTGATGGAGGTCAAGGGCCGCGACCTGATGAACGGCGTGCCCAAGGAAATCGTCATCAGCGAGCGCCAGGTGGCCGAAAGCCTGGCCGAGCCGGTGGGCCAGATCATCGAGGCGGTGAAGGTGGCCCTCGAGCACACCGCGCCCGAACTGGCGGCCGACATCGTCGACAAGGGCATCGTGCTGACCGGCGGCGGCGCGCTCCTGGGCAACATGGACCATGTGCTGCGCATGGCGACGGGCCTGCCGGTCTCGATCGCCGACGACCCGCTGTCCTGCGTCGCGCTCGGCACGGGCCGCGCGCTGGAGGAGATCAAGACGCTCCGCCATGTCTTGATCAGCGCCTACTAG
- the mrdA gene encoding penicillin-binding protein 2, with amino-acid sequence MRQQRTQARTFTRRALLLGGGQAVLFAALGARLYYLQVVEAGRYTMLADENRINLRLLPPPRGRVVDRYGEPLAVNGENYRLVLIPEQVGDLEKALDIIDRIAPLGEVDRRRVLREARRKRGFVPILVRGNLTWDEVARIEVNANDLPGVAIDLGLTRQYPQGAVMGHVVGYVSAVAEHELTGDPVLELPDFRIGKNGVERHREMALRGTAGASEVEVNAYGRIIRELGRQEGRPGEEVVLTVDLGLQRYVDQRLAQEESAAAVVMDVHTGEVVALVSSPGFDPNLFANGISTQQWNDLRQNPRGPLANKAVAGQYAPGSTFKMVVAVAGLETRAITTDQRIHCPGHFELGEQRFHCWKRSGHGPMNMHEAMKQSCDVYFYELARRVGIDRLAPMCRRFGLGESSEIGLPGERSGLIPSREWKQAARKASWVHGDTILTGIGQGFVLTTPLQLAVMTARLVNGGRAVMPRLTRAAVMRENQPAVRRDLFPSLGISAHALAAVRDGMSAVVNEQGGTAYAIRVRDPDMAIGGKTGTAQVRRITMAERERGVRRNDELAWRERDHALFVGYGPVEAPRYAVSVVVEHGGGGSSIAGPIARDILVETMRRDPARMVPPSRIMAGRPDGRS; translated from the coding sequence ATGCGCCAGCAGCGCACCCAGGCCCGCACCTTCACCCGCCGCGCCCTGCTGCTGGGCGGCGGCCAGGCCGTGCTGTTCGCGGCGCTCGGCGCGCGCCTCTACTACCTCCAGGTGGTCGAGGCCGGCCGCTACACCATGCTGGCCGACGAGAACCGCATCAACCTGCGCCTGCTGCCGCCGCCGCGCGGCCGGGTGGTCGACCGCTATGGCGAGCCGCTGGCGGTCAATGGCGAGAACTATCGCCTCGTCCTCATCCCCGAACAGGTGGGCGACCTGGAGAAGGCGCTCGACATCATCGACCGCATCGCGCCTCTGGGCGAGGTCGACCGCCGCCGGGTGCTGCGCGAGGCGCGGCGCAAGCGCGGCTTCGTGCCGATCCTGGTGCGCGGCAACCTGACCTGGGACGAGGTCGCCCGGATCGAGGTGAACGCCAACGACCTGCCGGGCGTCGCCATCGACCTCGGCCTGACCCGGCAATATCCCCAGGGTGCCGTCATGGGGCACGTCGTGGGCTATGTCTCGGCCGTGGCCGAGCATGAGCTGACCGGCGACCCGGTGCTGGAGCTGCCCGACTTCCGCATCGGCAAGAACGGTGTCGAGCGCCACCGCGAGATGGCGCTGCGCGGCACCGCCGGGGCGAGCGAGGTCGAGGTGAACGCCTATGGCCGCATCATCCGCGAGCTGGGCCGCCAGGAAGGGCGCCCGGGCGAGGAGGTGGTGCTGACGGTCGACCTCGGCCTGCAGCGCTATGTCGACCAGCGCCTGGCGCAGGAGGAGAGTGCGGCTGCCGTCGTCATGGACGTTCATACCGGCGAGGTGGTGGCCCTGGTGTCGAGCCCGGGCTTCGACCCGAACCTGTTCGCCAACGGCATCAGCACCCAGCAGTGGAACGACCTGCGGCAGAACCCGCGCGGGCCGCTGGCCAACAAGGCGGTGGCGGGCCAGTACGCGCCCGGCTCCACCTTCAAGATGGTGGTGGCGGTGGCCGGGCTGGAGACGCGGGCCATCACCACCGACCAGCGCATCCACTGCCCCGGCCATTTCGAATTGGGCGAGCAGCGCTTCCATTGCTGGAAGCGTTCGGGCCATGGGCCCATGAACATGCACGAGGCCATGAAGCAGTCGTGCGACGTCTATTTCTACGAGCTGGCGCGGCGTGTCGGCATCGACCGGCTGGCACCCATGTGCCGCCGCTTCGGCCTGGGCGAATCGAGCGAGATCGGCTTGCCGGGCGAGCGGTCGGGCCTGATCCCCAGCCGCGAGTGGAAGCAGGCCGCGCGCAAGGCGTCCTGGGTCCATGGCGACACCATCCTGACCGGGATCGGCCAGGGTTTTGTGCTGACGACACCCTTGCAGTTGGCGGTGATGACCGCGCGCCTGGTCAATGGCGGCCGGGCGGTGATGCCGCGGCTGACGCGGGCGGCCGTGATGCGCGAGAACCAGCCGGCGGTGCGCCGCGACCTGTTTCCGTCGCTCGGCATCTCGGCCCATGCCCTGGCGGCGGTGCGCGACGGCATGTCTGCCGTCGTCAACGAGCAGGGCGGCACGGCCTATGCCATCCGCGTGCGCGATCCCGACATGGCGATCGGCGGCAAGACGGGCACGGCCCAGGTGCGCCGCATCACCATGGCCGAGCGCGAGCGCGGCGTGCGCCGCAACGACGAGCTGGCCTGGCGCGAGCGCGACCACGCCCTCTTCGTCGGCTATGGCCCGGTCGAGGCGCCGCGCTATGCCGTGTCGGTGGTGGTGGAGCATGGCGGCGGCGGCTCCAGCATCGCCGGCCCGATCGCCCGCGACATCCTGGTGGAGACGATGCGCCGGGACCCCGCGCGCATGGTGCCGCCCTCTCGCATCATGGCCGGCCGCCCGGACGGGCGATCGTGA
- a CDS encoding Bug family tripartite tricarboxylate transporter substrate binding protein yields MMALRGLIASLALAGLAATPMTGSAQASFPERPVKLIVPWAAGGDTDNIFRPFAQAFQKHLGQTVVIANVGGASGTVGAREAKAAPADGYVLFAVHDFIHLTYYTGVADTAYSDFAPVCSVASTPSVLTASPKTKWQSLRELIADAKARPGAVTVGATLGSTSHFFPAIIEKAAAIKLKYVSYDGLAQRMNAILGGHIDLTDGNLTQKGKVDAGQLRFLAIATEKRSAEIPNVPTFKELGLDVVYSVTRGVLAPKNTPDAVLATLEAACAKAVVEVAFQDSMKAQGTEVLHLDRKGYGDFLTRVDAENRTLAQEVGLLRR; encoded by the coding sequence ATGATGGCGCTGCGCGGATTGATCGCATCCTTGGCGCTGGCCGGGCTGGCCGCCACACCGATGACGGGCAGTGCCCAGGCGTCCTTCCCCGAGCGACCCGTGAAGCTGATCGTCCCGTGGGCGGCCGGCGGCGACACCGACAACATCTTCCGGCCCTTCGCCCAGGCCTTCCAGAAGCACCTCGGCCAGACCGTGGTGATCGCCAATGTCGGCGGCGCCTCGGGCACGGTCGGCGCGCGCGAGGCCAAGGCGGCCCCGGCGGACGGCTATGTCCTCTTCGCCGTCCATGACTTCATCCACCTCACCTACTATACCGGCGTCGCCGACACGGCCTATTCGGACTTCGCGCCGGTCTGCTCGGTCGCTTCCACCCCCTCGGTGCTGACGGCCAGCCCCAAGACGAAATGGCAGTCCCTGCGCGAGCTGATCGCCGACGCGAAGGCGCGGCCGGGTGCCGTCACCGTCGGCGCCACGCTCGGCTCGACCAGCCATTTCTTCCCCGCCATCATCGAGAAGGCGGCCGCGATCAAGCTGAAATACGTCTCCTATGACGGCCTGGCCCAGCGCATGAACGCGATCCTGGGCGGCCATATCGACCTGACCGACGGCAACCTGACCCAGAAGGGCAAGGTCGATGCGGGCCAGCTCCGCTTCCTGGCCATCGCCACCGAGAAGCGCAGCGCCGAGATCCCCAACGTGCCCACCTTCAAGGAACTGGGCCTCGACGTGGTCTATTCGGTGACGCGCGGCGTGCTGGCGCCCAAGAACACGCCAGACGCGGTGCTGGCCACGCTCGAGGCCGCCTGTGCCAAGGCCGTGGTCGAGGTGGCCTTCCAGGATTCCATGAAGGCCCAGGGCACGGAGGTGCTGCACCTCGACCGCAAGGGCTATGGCGATTTCCTGACGCGGGTCGACGCCGAGAACCGCACCCTGGCGCAGGAGGTCGGGCTGCTGCGCCGCTAG
- a CDS encoding tripartite tricarboxylate transporter permease — MFELLGDGLLNVLQLKYFVPLAIGTLVGVVGGALPGITITMTVIMVLPFTFGLEPLQGLAAMIGVYVGGESGGLITATLIGIPGKPSSISTTFDGFPMTRKGEPGRAVWLGIWASFFGGLLGGVFLIGATGWLADIALQFGPWEFFALFIFALSMVAGLTEESLAKGLLAGALGLIITTFGSDPIMSVPRFTMGSQFLVGGFPFLPVLIGIFAFAQLMTDIERARSLAVGDASAKQMISLAVSQTRVVGEILSRPFLLLWSTFIGILIGVLPAIGGSAASVMAYDQAKKLSRHPERFGTGTPEGIIASEASNNANVGGSLVTIMAFGIPGDAVTAVMLGAMTIHGIQSGPLFMSQETTLAYGIFAAYLLAHPIMLAIMAIGARWFLLIVTIPKSVLIPVVLVLCVVGAYALNNTIDSVWVLALFGLVGYGLVKLGFPLAPLILGLILGDQIEVNLVRALMTDSDLWLFVTRPISALLLALSVLSVAIALWQRRRPARGATEPDVDF, encoded by the coding sequence ATGTTCGAGCTTCTGGGCGACGGCCTGCTCAACGTCCTGCAACTGAAGTATTTCGTGCCGCTCGCCATCGGCACGCTGGTCGGCGTGGTCGGCGGTGCGCTGCCTGGCATCACCATCACCATGACGGTGATCATGGTGCTGCCCTTCACCTTCGGGCTGGAGCCGCTGCAGGGCCTGGCGGCGATGATCGGGGTCTATGTCGGCGGCGAATCGGGGGGGCTAATCACGGCCACCCTGATCGGCATCCCGGGCAAGCCGTCCTCGATCTCCACCACCTTCGACGGCTTCCCGATGACCCGCAAGGGCGAGCCCGGCCGGGCTGTGTGGCTCGGCATCTGGGCCTCCTTCTTCGGCGGGCTGCTGGGGGGCGTGTTCCTCATCGGCGCCACCGGCTGGCTGGCCGACATCGCGCTGCAGTTCGGCCCGTGGGAGTTCTTCGCCCTCTTCATCTTCGCCCTTTCCATGGTGGCGGGCCTGACCGAGGAATCGCTGGCCAAGGGCCTGCTGGCGGGCGCGCTCGGCCTCATCATCACCACCTTCGGGTCCGACCCGATCATGAGCGTGCCGCGCTTCACCATGGGCAGCCAGTTCCTGGTCGGCGGCTTTCCCTTCCTGCCGGTGCTGATCGGCATCTTCGCCTTCGCGCAGCTGATGACCGACATCGAGCGGGCGCGCTCGCTGGCCGTGGGCGACGCCTCGGCCAAGCAGATGATCAGCCTGGCCGTGTCGCAGACCCGCGTGGTGGGGGAGATCCTGTCGCGCCCGTTCCTGCTGCTGTGGTCGACCTTCATCGGCATCCTGATCGGCGTGCTGCCGGCGATCGGCGGCAGTGCCGCCAGCGTCATGGCCTACGACCAGGCCAAGAAGCTGTCGCGCCACCCCGAGCGCTTCGGCACCGGCACGCCCGAGGGCATCATCGCGTCCGAGGCCTCGAACAACGCCAATGTCGGCGGATCGCTCGTCACCATCATGGCCTTCGGCATCCCGGGCGACGCGGTGACGGCGGTGATGCTGGGGGCCATGACGATCCACGGCATCCAGTCCGGCCCGCTCTTCATGAGCCAGGAAACGACGCTGGCCTACGGCATCTTCGCCGCCTACCTGCTGGCCCACCCGATCATGCTGGCGATCATGGCGATCGGCGCGCGCTGGTTCCTGTTGATCGTCACCATCCCCAAGTCGGTGCTGATCCCGGTCGTCCTGGTGCTCTGCGTCGTCGGCGCCTATGCGCTGAACAATACCATCGACAGCGTCTGGGTGCTGGCCCTGTTCGGCCTCGTCGGCTACGGGCTGGTGAAGCTGGGATTTCCCCTGGCGCCGCTCATCCTCGGCCTCATCCTGGGCGACCAGATCGAGGTGAACCTGGTGCGCGCGCTGATGACCGACAGCGACCTGTGGCTGTTCGTCACCCGGCCGATCTCGGCCTTGCTGCTGGCGCTATCGGTGCTGTCGGTGGCGATCGCCTTGTGGCAGCGTCGGCGCCCGGCGCGCGGCGCCACCGAACCGGATGTCGATTTCTGA
- a CDS encoding tripartite tricarboxylate transporter TctB family protein, producing MLRLRERLGRDAVAGLVGLVVSVWLFALTWGMPKSPFVPIGPDFYPRIVLAVTALLSLWLIATDLTTRRRRPPGDVVARNYGLVALTFLAFGLYVLALPGLGFRIATLLFVAGLQVLLDPPRTWPRRLTVAAVALVVSFGVFPVFERYLSVLLPRGTWTGF from the coding sequence ATGCTGCGCCTCCGGGAGCGGCTCGGTCGCGACGCGGTGGCCGGGCTGGTCGGCCTGGTCGTCAGCGTCTGGCTCTTCGCCCTCACCTGGGGGATGCCGAAATCCCCCTTCGTGCCGATCGGGCCGGACTTCTATCCGCGCATCGTGCTCGCGGTCACCGCCCTTCTCAGCCTGTGGCTGATCGCGACCGACCTGACGACGCGCCGGCGCCGGCCGCCGGGCGACGTGGTGGCACGCAACTACGGCCTGGTCGCGCTCACCTTCCTGGCCTTCGGGCTCTATGTCCTGGCGCTGCCGGGGCTGGGCTTCCGCATCGCCACGCTGCTCTTCGTCGCGGGCTTGCAGGTCCTGCTCGACCCGCCCCGCACCTGGCCGCGCCGGCTGACGGTGGCGGCCGTGGCGCTCGTCGTCAGCTTCGGCGTCTTCCCGGTGTTCGAGCGCTACCTGTCGGTGCTGCTGCCGCGCGGCACCTGGACGGGGTTCTAG
- a CDS encoding CsbD family protein, giving the protein MGSTSDKIKGLANEAVGNVKQGVGKVVGSEKMQAEGKAQELKGEGQQAIGKAKDAIKDGVDKAAGAVHRKI; this is encoded by the coding sequence ATGGGCAGCACGTCCGACAAGATCAAAGGCTTGGCCAACGAGGCCGTCGGCAATGTGAAGCAGGGCGTCGGCAAGGTCGTCGGCTCCGAGAAGATGCAGGCCGAAGGCAAGGCGCAGGAGCTGAAGGGCGAAGGCCAGCAGGCGATCGGCAAGGCCAAGGACGCCATCAAGGATGGTGTCGACAAGGCCGCCGGCGCCGTCCACCGCAAGATCTGA
- the mreC gene encoding rod shape-determining protein MreC, producing the protein MRSQSPLRLTMPIRAWMQRFALLLLILAAFGLIVLGKADTVVVERLRIQLADTVAPLLDLISRPAASFGRMSEEVREITALKAENERLREANGRLLQWQEVARRLEAENLQLRVLMNVTPEPSLSYVSARIIADSGGAFVRSVLVNAGGRSGAARGQAAVADRGLVGRVVEVGDRSSRILLLTDLNSRIPVLLEGSRERAVLAGDNGPRPRLLYMPAKREAAPGGDRVITSGHGGVFPPGIPVGETVAGEDGVVRVIPYADFDRLEFLRLVDTGLAHTLTEPIPGPQRARGRPRP; encoded by the coding sequence ATGCGTTCGCAGTCGCCGTTGCGTCTGACCATGCCGATCCGCGCATGGATGCAGCGCTTCGCGCTCCTGCTGCTGATTCTGGCCGCCTTCGGCCTGATTGTGCTGGGCAAGGCCGACACCGTGGTGGTCGAGCGCCTGCGCATCCAACTCGCCGACACCGTGGCCCCCCTGCTCGACCTCATCTCGCGCCCCGCCGCCAGCTTCGGCCGGATGAGCGAGGAGGTGCGCGAGATCACCGCGCTGAAGGCCGAGAACGAGCGCCTGCGCGAGGCCAACGGCCGCCTGCTGCAATGGCAGGAGGTGGCGCGCCGGCTGGAGGCCGAGAACCTGCAACTGCGCGTGCTGATGAACGTCACGCCCGAACCCAGCCTCAGCTACGTCTCGGCCCGCATCATCGCCGATTCGGGCGGCGCCTTCGTGCGCAGCGTCCTGGTGAATGCCGGCGGGCGCAGCGGGGCGGCCCGGGGCCAGGCTGCCGTCGCCGACCGCGGGCTGGTCGGCCGGGTGGTCGAGGTGGGCGACCGCTCGTCGCGCATCCTGCTGCTGACCGACCTCAATTCGCGCATCCCGGTGCTGCTGGAAGGCTCGCGCGAGCGTGCGGTGCTGGCGGGCGACAACGGCCCCCGGCCACGGCTCCTCTACATGCCGGCCAAGCGCGAGGCCGCACCGGGCGGCGACCGGGTCATCACGTCGGGCCATGGCGGGGTGTTCCCGCCGGGCATCCCGGTGGGTGAGACGGTGGCGGGCGAGGACGGCGTCGTCCGCGTCATCCCCTATGCCGATTTCGACCGCCTGGAGTTCCTGCGCCTGGTCGACACGGGCCTGGCCCACACCCTGACCGAGCCGATTCCGGGGCCGCAGCGCGCCCGCGGCCGCCCGCGCCCATGA
- the rodA gene encoding rod shape-determining protein RodA codes for MSMLDRQPRATAPLLLDRIWQINWLLVLLLSAIAGVGFAMLYSAAGGSFQPWAEKQMLRFAFGLTGMILVALVDLRIWLRLAYVIYGLALVLLIGVEIRGEIGMGAQRWIDFGFIQLQPSEIMKIALVLALARYFHGLDMDEIGRPLMLLVPIALVFAPAVLVLKQPDLGTAIMLIAGGGAMFFIAGVRLWKFAAVLAFAAATLPIAWELLRDYQKKRVYTFLNPEADPLGAGYHIIQSKIALGSGGLFGKGYLQGSQTHLNFLPEKQTDFIFTMLAEEWGLVGGLALLGLYALVILYGFLIALRSRNQFGRLLALGVTSTLFLYAFINSGMVMGLMPVVGVPLALVSFGGTAMLTVLFGMGLVMGVYVHRDLELNRQGEVGTD; via the coding sequence ATGAGCATGCTGGACCGCCAGCCGCGGGCGACCGCCCCCCTGCTGCTCGACCGCATCTGGCAGATCAACTGGCTGCTCGTCCTGCTGCTGTCGGCCATCGCCGGCGTCGGCTTCGCGATGCTCTATTCGGCGGCCGGCGGCAGCTTCCAGCCCTGGGCCGAGAAGCAGATGCTGCGCTTCGCCTTCGGCCTCACCGGGATGATCCTGGTGGCCCTGGTCGACCTGCGGATCTGGCTGCGGCTGGCCTACGTCATCTACGGGTTGGCGCTCGTCCTGCTGATCGGGGTGGAGATCCGCGGCGAGATCGGCATGGGCGCGCAGCGCTGGATCGATTTCGGCTTCATCCAGCTCCAGCCGTCCGAGATCATGAAGATCGCGCTGGTGCTGGCGCTCGCCCGCTACTTCCACGGTCTCGACATGGACGAGATCGGGCGGCCGCTGATGCTGCTGGTGCCGATCGCGCTCGTGTTCGCGCCGGCCGTCCTGGTGCTGAAGCAGCCCGACCTCGGCACCGCGATCATGCTGATCGCCGGGGGCGGGGCGATGTTCTTCATCGCCGGCGTCCGCCTCTGGAAGTTCGCGGCTGTCCTGGCCTTTGCCGCGGCCACCCTGCCGATCGCCTGGGAGCTGCTGCGCGACTACCAGAAGAAGCGGGTCTACACCTTCCTCAATCCCGAGGCGGACCCGCTCGGCGCCGGCTACCACATCATCCAGTCGAAGATCGCGCTGGGATCGGGCGGCCTCTTCGGCAAGGGCTACCTGCAGGGCAGCCAGACCCACCTCAACTTCCTGCCCGAGAAGCAGACCGACTTCATCTTCACCATGCTGGCCGAGGAATGGGGCCTGGTCGGCGGCCTGGCGCTGCTCGGCCTCTATGCCCTGGTCATCCTCTACGGCTTCCTCATCGCGCTGCGCAGCCGCAACCAGTTCGGCCGCCTGCTGGCGCTGGGCGTCACCTCGACGCTCTTCCTTTACGCCTTCATCAATTCCGGCATGGTGATGGGCCTGATGCCCGTCGTCGGCGTGCCGCTGGCGCTGGTCTCCTTCGGCGGCACGGCCATGCTGACCGTGCTGTTCGGCATGGGCCTCGTCATGGGCGTCTACGTCCATCGCGACCTGGAACTGAACCGCCAGGGCGAAGTCGGCACCGACTGA